The proteins below are encoded in one region of Amycolatopsis magusensis:
- a CDS encoding DNA-3-methyladenine glycosylase 2, with amino-acid sequence MTIAPEAPTTVSLWRDTERCYRAVASRDARFDGQFIMAVRTTGIYCRPSCPANTPKPQNVRFYPTSAAAQSGGYRACRRCLPDAVPGSPEWNVRADLAARAMRLIADGTVEREGVPGLASRLGYSERQLGRVLTTELGAGPLALARAHRAHAARLLIEMSAMPLTDVAFAAGFASVRQFNDTIREVFAATPSQLRAARPRQDADAAGMRLSLRLPYRPPFDADGLLAFFAQRAVPLVEHAGPRTYARALRLPHGPGTVHLTPEADHVRCDLNLADVRDLSSAVTRVRRLFDLDADPQAIGEVLAADPALAPVYDPGMRVPGAADGHELVIRAMLGQQISVAAARTAAGRLTAELGDPMPDAQRTDELTRLFPTTQAIAEHGREVLRGPRRRIEAICGVAEALASGEVTVHVGRICAELRADLLALPGIGPWTADYVLMRVLGAPDVLLTGDVALRKGAVALGLPGDPAALSERALPWRPWRSYAGMHLWRASAGV; translated from the coding sequence ATGACCATCGCGCCCGAAGCGCCGACCACCGTGAGCCTCTGGCGGGACACCGAGCGCTGCTACCGCGCGGTCGCCTCCCGCGACGCGCGGTTCGACGGGCAGTTCATCATGGCCGTGCGCACCACCGGCATCTACTGCCGCCCGTCCTGCCCGGCGAACACGCCGAAACCGCAGAACGTGCGCTTCTACCCGACCTCGGCCGCCGCCCAGTCCGGCGGTTACCGCGCCTGCCGCCGCTGCCTGCCCGACGCCGTGCCCGGCTCACCCGAGTGGAACGTGCGCGCCGACCTCGCCGCCCGCGCGATGCGCCTGATCGCCGACGGCACCGTCGAACGCGAGGGCGTACCCGGCCTCGCCAGCCGCCTCGGCTACTCGGAACGCCAGCTCGGCCGTGTGCTCACCACCGAACTCGGCGCCGGTCCGCTCGCGCTCGCCCGCGCCCACCGCGCGCACGCCGCCCGCCTGCTGATCGAGATGTCCGCGATGCCGCTGACCGACGTCGCCTTCGCCGCCGGGTTCGCCAGCGTCCGCCAGTTCAACGACACCATCCGCGAGGTCTTCGCCGCGACGCCCTCCCAGCTCCGGGCCGCGCGCCCACGCCAGGACGCCGACGCCGCCGGTATGCGGCTCTCGCTGCGGCTCCCCTACCGGCCGCCGTTCGACGCCGACGGCCTGCTCGCCTTCTTCGCCCAGCGCGCGGTCCCCCTGGTCGAGCACGCCGGACCCCGGACCTACGCCCGCGCCCTGCGCCTCCCCCACGGCCCCGGAACCGTGCACCTCACGCCCGAAGCCGATCACGTCCGCTGCGACCTCAACCTCGCCGACGTCCGCGACCTCAGCAGCGCCGTCACCCGCGTGCGCCGCCTCTTCGACCTCGACGCCGACCCGCAGGCGATCGGCGAGGTGCTCGCCGCCGACCCCGCGCTGGCACCCGTCTACGACCCCGGCATGCGTGTCCCCGGCGCCGCAGACGGCCACGAGCTGGTCATCCGCGCCATGCTCGGGCAGCAGATTTCCGTCGCCGCCGCACGGACCGCCGCGGGCAGGCTCACCGCCGAACTCGGCGACCCGATGCCCGACGCCCAGCGCACCGACGAGCTGACCAGGCTTTTCCCCACCACGCAGGCGATCGCCGAGCACGGACGTGAGGTGCTGCGTGGGCCGCGTCGCCGGATCGAGGCCATCTGCGGGGTCGCCGAGGCGCTCGCGTCCGGCGAAGTCACTGTCCACGTTGGACGAATCTGCGCCGAACTCCGCGCCGACCTGCTGGCCCTGCCCGGGATCGGCCCGTGGACCGCCGACTACGTGCTGATGCGCGTGCTCGGCGCGCCCGACGTGCTGCTCACCGGGGACGTCGCCCTCCGCAAGGGCGCGGTGGCACTCGGCCTGCCCGGTGACCCGGCCGCGTTGAGCGAACGCGCTTTGCCTTGGCGCCCTTGGCGTTCCTACGCCGGGATGCACCTGTGGCGGGCGTCAGCCGGCGTGTAG